A single region of the Kryptolebias marmoratus isolate JLee-2015 linkage group LG10, ASM164957v2, whole genome shotgun sequence genome encodes:
- the crip1 gene encoding cysteine-rich protein 1, with protein MPKCPNCQKEVYFAEKVTSLGKDWHRPCLKCEKCKKTLSAGSHAEHEGKPYCHNPCYAAQFGPKGFGRGGTESHSYK; from the exons ATGCCGAAGTGCCCAAACTGCCAGAAGGAGGTTTACTTCG CTGAGAAGGTGACTTCACTGGGGAAGGACTGGCATAGGCCATGTCTGAAGTGTGAGAAGTGCAAGAAGACTCTGTCGGCCGGCTCCCACGCTGAG CATGAAGGGAAGCCATACTGTCACAACCCCTGCTACGCTGCACAGTTTGGACCTAAAG gatTTGGACGTGGTGGAACTGAGAGCCACTCCTATAAATAG